From Triticum aestivum cultivar Chinese Spring chromosome 7B, IWGSC CS RefSeq v2.1, whole genome shotgun sequence:
gcgagctttagtcgcggtttgccaggacaaccgcgactaaaggcctttgggcacctttagtcgcggttggcctggccaaccgcgactaaagcccgcgagcgccctgggcccaggcatttggtcgcggttcatctgccgaaccgcgactgaagacttcattagtcgcggttcctacagtttcgcgactaatgaggctggacggaagcctctttttctactagtgttggaaGTCGTCCTTTTTCAAGTCCGATGGAGCGCCGCCGTGTTGATTTCGGCAAGATGCAGTTGTCTTCTTCATAAGTGACATCATGAAGTCCTTCTGTAGCAATACACCTAGCCAACTCTTGATCAAGACAACTACTAGTAAGCCAAGGAGCAGAAGATCTGCAATAGCATCGTCATGCTCCTGTGGGCTTAATTATTTCTCGGTTGCCGCCGCCCGCCGTTCGCCGGCATCCAAACCATCATCCAGTGGTCGTAGACGGCCCTGTGGCGTAGCAGGAGCTAGCTTGCAGGGTCCCCTGCAGGAATTACTATGCAGGGCCAGTAAAACAGCGCCACGTGCATCCTTGTGGGCCTGCTCCAGTTAATTATATTTATATTTTTACAGGCTCAAAAATTATTCTTTGAGAGGCTTCGTTCTTCTTCCTCACCTCGCCTACGACAAAGAACGAGATTTATTTCTCCCCTCCCTCAGTTATCTGATAGAGAAAGAAACATGGGCATGAGACTGGTTGCAAGCTAGCTCCTGCTACGCCACAGGGCCGTCTACGACCACTGGATGATGGTTTGGATGCCGGCGACCGGCGGGCGGCGGCAACCGAGAAATAATTAAGCGCACAGGAGCATGACGATGCTATTGCAGATCTTCTGCTCCTTGGCTTACTAGTAGTTGTCTTGATCAAGAGTTGGCTAGGTGTATTGCTACAGAAGGACTTCATGATGTCACTTATGAAGAAGACAACTGCATCTTGCCGAAATCAACACGGCGGCGCTCCACCGGACTTGAAAAAGGACGACTTCCAATCTCTCAATTTAGAGTGCTTCGGCTCAATTCCTGCGACAGTGAAGCAGACTGGGAGACTGGAGCGCCGACGGCATGGGGCAGGAGATAACGGTGACAGCATACTAGGACATCAgacgtcggcggcgacgggcgcttCGTAGTGGCGGAAAAAAAAGAGGAACTGCGGAGGTCAATCAACTGCACAGCGGCACATCATCTTACTCAGCTGCTTTTCGATTGTGATGAACTAGTGGCAGATGACCAAGCTGCGCCGCCCGCCGGCGAGCACTCGTCTACGCTAGAAATACAATTTAATTAATCAGATCTGCTGGCCCACAAGGATGCACGTCGCGCTGTTTTACTGGCCCTGCATAGTAATTCCTGCAGGGGACCCTGCAGGTGAGCCGAACCCACTTTTTAAGAAACAAATGCATCCCCTAAACGGAGGCTCCCGGAAGAAACGCTCTTGCAGTTTCGCGCCTGAAACAAGGGAACTAATGTAGTCCCGAAGGTTGTGTTCTTGGACCAAACGCGCGGCGGTGCTCGAATTCGCGATGCCAGATCGCCACACCGCGCACTGGCCATCACTCAGCTAAACGTTCCTGATCTAAAAAAAGGGCAAAACATTCCAAGTTTAGGTGAGCTTGCTCAGTCCCCAATGGATCCGGGCTTGCAGGGTGGGGACTCAGAGGGCAGGGACGAGAGTTGCGCGTCCGCTGCCTCCTATATAAGCCACTACCTGTCCTCTCGCTGATGTACACACCCAAGACATCCCGAGCTCGATCGGCTACAATGGCGAGCTCGAGGGCCTTCGCTCTGGTGCTCCTCCTCTGCGCCTTGTCCTGCCACGCCGCCGTCTCCTACGCGCCGGTGCCGGCCAAGGACGACTTCTTCGGATGCCTCGTGAAGGAGATACCGGCCCGCCTCCTCTATGCCAAGAGCTCACCTGCCTTCCCCACCGTCCTGGCGCAGACCATCAGGAACTCGCGGTGGTCGTCGCCGCAGAACGTGAAGCCGCTGTACATCATCACCCCCACCAACGCCTCCCACATCCAGTCCGCGGTGGTGTGCGGCCGCCGGCACAGCATCCGCCTCCGCGTGCGGAGCGGCGGCCACGACTACGAGGGCCTGTCGTACCGGTCCGAGAAACCCGAGACGTTCGCCGTCGTCGATCTCAACAAGATGCGGGCAGTGTCGGTCGACGGCTACGCCCGCACGGCGTGGGTCGACTCCGGCGCGCAGCTCGGCGAGCTCTACTACGCCATCGCCAAGAACAGCCTCGTGCTCGCGTTCCCGGCCGGCGTCTGCCCGTCCATCGGCGTCGGCGGTAACTTCGCAGGCGGCGGCTTCGGCATGCTGCTGCGCAAGTACGGCATCGCCGCCGAGAACGTCATCGACGTCAAGGTGGTCGACCCCAACGGCAAGCTGCTCGACAAGAGCTCCATGAGCGCAGACCACTTCTGGGCCGTCaggggcggcggcggagagagCTTCGGCATCGTCGTGTCGTGGCAGGTGAAGCTCCTGCCGGTGCCTCCCACCGTGACCGTGTTCAAGATCCCCAAGACAGTGCATCAAGGCGCCGTAGACCTCATCAACAAGTGGCAACTGGTCGCGCCGGCCCTTCCCGCCGACCTCATAATCCGCATCATCGCTATGGGGGACACCGCGACGTTCGAGGCCATGTACCTAGGCACCTGCAAAACCCTGACGCCGCTGATGAGCAGCAAATTCCCCGAGCTTGGCATGAACCCCTCGCACTGCAACGAGATGCCCTGGATCAAGACCATCCCCTTCATCCACCTTGGCAAGCAGGCCACCCTGGTCGACCTCCTCAACCGGAACAACTCCTTCAAACCCTTCGCCGAATACAAGTCGGACTACGTCTACCAGCCCGTCCCCAAGCCCGTGTGGGAGCAGATCTTTTACGGCTGGCTCGTGAAGCCCGGCGCGGGGATGATGATCATGGACCCCTACGGCGCCACCATCAGCGCCACCCCCGAAGCGGCGACGCCGTTCCCTCACCGCAAGGGCGTCCTCTTCAACATCCAGTACGTTAGCTACTGGTTCGCCGAGGCAGACGGCGCCGCGGCGCTGCAGTGGAGCAAGgacatgtacaagttcatggagcCATACGTGAGTAAGAACCCCAGGCAGGCATACGCCAACTACAGGGACATCGATCTCGGCAGGAATGAGGTGGTAAACGACATCTCAACCTACAGCAGCGGCAAGGTCTGGGGCGAGAAGTACTTCAAGGGCAACTTTCAAAGGCTCGCCATTACCAAGGGCAAGGTGGATCCTAAGGACTACTTCAGGAATGAGCAGAGCATCCCGCCGCTGGTGGGGAAGTATTGATCGAGGCTCCTGCATGGAGATTTGTAGTGCATGGTTGGCGTTTCAATAGTAGAATAAGGATCGCGCATATGCTAATTAGTTGGAAGGGTTGCCAACCCTTAGGTGCTGGTTCTAATGGCGAAAATTAGCAAAGAACATAGGTGGAAGAcatttgtttttgtggatctatctAGGGCATATCTAGATGTGCTAGCTATTGCGcatctaagtgactcaatcaaaTTAAAAAAAAGGACAAGAAAAATGCTTGCACGATTCTTagcataaaatcaatgacataggatttagatgtgcaatacttagagcGCATCTAGATATGAATTAGCAAAACTATTTGTTTTTTGACAATCAAGCGTGGGGGATGGatggggagaggggggggggaggctaGCTCCCCCACCTGAATAATGTATTACTCAAAGGCTGTCGAGGTGGCGGGTTACAGAATTACAAGGGCATGAGAGATCGTGCGGAGAGATAGGAATGCCATGAGAAAGTGTCCTCCATGTCACTCACAAACAGAGATCGATGTGACCAAAGGTCTAGGTCTGAGATGATGAGTCTAAAGGGTTATTATAGAATGTTGGTCGATGGACCTAAACAACATATCATTGCGAGCATCCCAGATCTTCTAGAGCGTGGTAAGCAGCACCAAAGGCCACAACTTGGAGGGCAGGTAGGTCCGAAGATCGGCGTCCTAAAGCTCAGATACATCACTTGTCAATGGAGTAATGCGCACCCGCTGCCAGACTCGAGCATCCCGAGGGAATGAGATGAACAACAATGTTGATGGCACCGAGGGAgagattgttggtgatgatgtgcTTGTCAGCCAGGTTGGCCCTAGTGTTGAGCCCATTTTTGAAGAGTAACCATGCAAACACTTTTAGCTTCCTTGGTACATGAGCCCGCCAAATGAGACGAGCGATTAGGATAAGTTCGGGCCTGCTCATGAGCACGTCGTAATGTTTCTTGGTGGAGAAGTTATGGACCCACAAGGAATCCTTTTGTCTTTAGACGTCgtctgttgggaaatgtagcatgcaatttcaaaaaaaattcaatgctcatgcaagatcaatctaggagatgcatagcaacgagaggagaagagtgtgtccacgtgccgtctacaccgaaagcggaagcgttcactacaaaaaaagacacatccgtgacattttgggccgaacgaaattttttcctgtcatacttgtgacacttgtatgacgataatggtgacaaaacccggtatcatcatagatgtggtgggctcctacttctatggaaaaaaaatcatgacagaaaatgagattttcgtcctgggcggaccagagacgcagctgcatgacattctttgggccgtccatgacggaaaaaaccatggtagaagcgagggcaaggaaaatttcggcgagttcctggttacggtgggtggtcaagggccgagcgatgcgcatttctctcgtaccgtacgtccatgggtgcgaggcgttgggctctaattgaacccgaacaaggcatcgcctaactgaacccgagcgattgcactgcaggctatgcgttactgaacccgagcgatcgcgcgattccttcgctactgctgctaactgaagccgatcgatgttgcctttggatgaacagtgagcgttgctgggggcttTGGATGAGCAGTAAGcagtggggatggatgaacaggaccgcgtggtgttgcctctggatgaacaggaccccgatcgatcgagccggttggggttggatgaacaggaccccgtggagggctggatgaacaggacgaccccgtggaggggtggatgaacagtagtccgtggaggggtggttgaataggatcccgtggagaggggtggttgaacagtagccggtggagtagcacgcggtggaggatggatgaacaggagcccgtggatgaacagtcacaggtggaggctggaagaggtcgacggtggaaGAACAGTAggctgtggaggctggaggaggtcgacggtggagatgaacagtatcccgtggagtcccattttgcggtaggccacaccccccgatcaacaggacccccgtttcgatcatagcgctccaacacaagtccgtttcctccgttttgcggtacgccacacccctcccgatcgaaaGGACCCCATTagaaccgtaggaggtccaacacaaatCCGTTTTCTCCATTTTgcaatacgccagacccctcccaatgaacaggatcccgttttgaacgtggccggtcgaacacaaggtcgtttcctccgttgtgcggtacgccaggcctcgtttccatcggctgttccgtcgaagccggttggctcccacgcattccgtttcctccccatgaacacgacgcatttcgttgcctcccgatgaacacgatgcattcctatgcctccccatgaacacgacgacgacgcagtttctcctttCCGACGCAGCCAtgcacacgagccctggccgtacttatgcgcgagtagacgttcgagaccccgcccgtatgtacgtacgtgaccgtattttctttcttgcacactggccgctgtacgtacgtgtacatgctacgtgcgcgcctctactacgacacgtgcgcgcctctacatcgaccagtatatacgtacacgttcgctaccagaatgacaacgctacgtacgctttgaccagatgggtctcgactgtcaggcacttccatgcgtgcgaagatgtagctggtgggtcccagcagtcatgggggcgaatcgtttttttttcgcccggacgcacttccttgcgtgcgaagatgtagctggtgggtcccagcagtcagggggggaaactttttgtcgcgaaatatggtggcccacccggtgggtctccgctgtcaggtggaggaataattattttgcgcgtaataaggaggcacttccttgcggctgccgtggacccagctgtcagcctctccacgtacagtactcttccaatggaagtcggtcgttgactatattgaccacgccgcgccaagagcaccacggcggtggacgactgcgaggcctaggaaggggacgacgcggagacggggaagacatggcagtggatgcccacacagagaggagtacgagggttcactagttcggctgctgtgtgaggctgccatcgccgtagaataacagggggtgtgggtgagtggagggatggcctgaccagtggtgggagtaatagggggcgatgaggcctccacgacagcacagccagccatgggaggcaggagcaggcggcatgaccgacactgctttgggcggctggagcaagaagaccagaggttgaagaagcatgatggccgttggatggacatcatacggtcattgcagttagaatcgtttatattgaccaagttgacaaagcccttggtacgtgttaacttagtaggcccataggtcagcttccgaaacggtgtgccccagatgtcagggggaggaatcatttttttggcgggtgaagctagaatatccgagattgaagaagaagcacggcatccgttggatggacatccaacgaccactgctgctagaaccgtgtgttgactataagttgacaaagccttgcatacgcgtcaactctttttttttgggggacgcgtcaacttagtaaggccacaagtgtgtggcagagaacttatagcccatttgagagttgtaagaatgtgcaacccatttttgaattctaatggaatttactacagcccatttacagtttgttaaaagtacaacccatttcaaccaactgtt
This genomic window contains:
- the LOC123160014 gene encoding berberine bridge enzyme-like Cyn d 4; translated protein: MYTPKTSRARSATMASSRAFALVLLLCALSCHAAVSYAPVPAKDDFFGCLVKEIPARLLYAKSSPAFPTVLAQTIRNSRWSSPQNVKPLYIITPTNASHIQSAVVCGRRHSIRLRVRSGGHDYEGLSYRSEKPETFAVVDLNKMRAVSVDGYARTAWVDSGAQLGELYYAIAKNSLVLAFPAGVCPSIGVGGNFAGGGFGMLLRKYGIAAENVIDVKVVDPNGKLLDKSSMSADHFWAVRGGGGESFGIVVSWQVKLLPVPPTVTVFKIPKTVHQGAVDLINKWQLVAPALPADLIIRIIAMGDTATFEAMYLGTCKTLTPLMSSKFPELGMNPSHCNEMPWIKTIPFIHLGKQATLVDLLNRNNSFKPFAEYKSDYVYQPVPKPVWEQIFYGWLVKPGAGMMIMDPYGATISATPEAATPFPHRKGVLFNIQYVSYWFAEADGAAALQWSKDMYKFMEPYVSKNPRQAYANYRDIDLGRNEVVNDISTYSSGKVWGEKYFKGNFQRLAITKGKVDPKDYFRNEQSIPPLVGKY